The sequence GCACCGCGCCGAGGTGATCGAGATCGAGGCCGAGAGCTACCGGCTCAAGGAAGCCAAGGAGCTGAGCGCCTCCCGCATCAAGCAGCGCCGCGCCAAGAAGCACTGAGCTACCTCTTCACCGGTGAACTTCACCGGCGTCGGATGCGGGTTTCACCGGCACCGGGCGCGGATTTCACCGGTGAACTTCACCGAACCCCCGCGGATTGCCGCGATCATCAACAATGGCCGCGTGTCACGCCACCACCACGCTCGAGGTGGCACGCACGAGGATCCTGGCGGCGCGAGGTGCAGGGCAGCGCGCTGTCGGGGGAGATGAGCCCCGGGAAGGCAGCTCTCACGAGCCCTCTGCGCGCCACGTCGTCAAGGTCGACTGGTGCACGCTGCTCGCCGCGCTCACGGGGGTCGACCTGTCCATCTGTCCTCGCTGCGGTCAGGCTGCGATGACTCGCCGCCCGCTGCCGTCGTGCGTCGTCGCCTCTTCCGCTGCTCCTCCGGACACGTCATGAGCATCGCTGGCCTGGGCAGAAGCGACAACACCACCTCCGTAGCACGACGGCCAGGCATCGATCCGCCTTCTGCGCCGTCCACGTCGGCGGCGTGCGTGCTGCTGGGCCTCCGTCGGCGCCGCGCTCTGTCTCGGCACGCTCGGCACGTCTGCGCCCAACGTCGTGGCGGCGGGATGCACCACGCGTGCGAGCCCCGCCGCGCCCGCCCTCTGCTGCCTTCTCGGGCAGGATCTCCATAGACCCCGCGGCCGCCCCGCCCGGCCGCGAACCGGCCAGGTCCAACCCGACGTTTACGGGACTGCGCCGGGACCTCGCCGCCGCTGCTGCTCGGGCGCAGTCCCGCAAACGCCTATTCATTGGGCCCGCGTTGGGCCACGCCGGCGAGCGACCCGGCCGCGAATCAGATAGAACGCATTGAAATTATTGATATTTCGTCCGCGTCCGCCGCGTCGTCGCAGAAATCCTGGCGGGATTTCTGACACCCGGAGCCAGGCGGGATCACTCCGCGCGATCACTCCCCTTGTCGTGTGCGCTTGCGGAAGCGCAGCAGCTTACCGCGCGAGACGCCGAGCCGCTCCGCGGCCGACGTCACGTTGCCTCCGGCGGCCGCGAGGGCGGACTCGACGCGCTCCTGCGTGAGCGCGGTCTTCTGGTCGTCCGGCGCCTTCCCGAGCACCTCCTCGACGGCCCACAGTCGGAGCCCGGGCTCGTGATCGAGGCGGCGCATCTCCGCGAGGGCCGCGTCGAGCCCGCGCACGTTGCTCGGCCAGGGATCGAGCAGCAGCCGCTCCATGGCCTCGACCTCGACCGCTTCGGCCGGGAGCGCGACGCCTGCGCGCCGCGCGAGCTCGCACGCCACGGTGAAGAGGTCCTCGCGCCGCTCGCGGAGCGCCGGCACGTGGAGGCGGGCCATCGCGAGCCGCGCGAACAGGTCGTGCCGGAACGCCCCGCGCGCCACCATCTCCTCGAGGTCCCTGTGGGTCGCGGCGACGACGAGCACGTTCACGTGGACCGGCCGCTGCGCCCCGACGGGCAGCACCTCGCGGTTCTCCAGGAGCCGCAGCAGCTTCGCCTGGAGATCGAGATCGAGCTCCCCGATCTCGTCGAGGAACAGCGTCCCGCCGTCGTGGGCCACGACGATCCCGGGCGCGGCGTTGCGTGCGTCCGAGAATGCCCCCGCCACGTGACCGAACATCTGGGACTCGAACACGCCGCGGGCGACGCCGGCCACGTTCACCGCCGCGAACGGCGCCGCGCGCCCGAGCGCCGCCGCCGTGGCGCGCGCGACGAGCTCCTTGCCGACGCCGGTCTCCCCCTCGATGAGCACGTTGCCGGGGCGGCTCCGCGGCAGGCCCGCGAGGGGCTGCGCCACGGCGCGCAGGCCGTACGGCCCGACGAGCCCGCCCACGGGCGGCGCCGGATCGAGCGGGCCGAGGAGCTCCTCGCGGAAGACGAACAGGACGCGCCCGAGCCTCAGCACCGCTCCGTCGTCGAGCGGCGTGAGGTCGCGCGGCGCGAGCCTCGACCCGTTCACCCACGTGCCGTTGCGCGACCCGACGTCCGCGACGCGCAGCGCGCCGCCGGCGCGATCGATCCGCAGGTGTTTGCCTGACACCTCCTCGTCGGCGAGGCCGCGCTCGGCGAGCCAGGTGCGGCCGATGGTGGTCCCCGAGTCGGGCAGCGGGAACGCCATGGGCCGCGGGAACGCGCACACCAGCGCTGGCCGCCGCCGCCCGGCCTCGGGCCGCACCGGGCTCCGGTGCTCGATGGTGCTCGACACGTCCTTGGCCATTCTCCTCGCAGGGTGCCATGCACCTCCGGAGCGTGGAAGCGCCGCGCCGGGGGGCGACGGTGATGTCGTTCGCCCGCAGCGCAGCGCAGCTCCCCACAGCGAATCGCGGCTTCAGCGCACAGCGAATCGCGGCTTCAGCGCCTCAGAGAGGCCGCCCGTCGAACCCGCACATCGGGTCTCCCGGGTTCGCGCACTCCGGCTGTCGGGATCCCACCCCCACCAGCGGTCGCGAGCCCGGCGCTGCGGGCCGGGCGAGCGCCTCCCGCAGCTGAGCGAGCGCGCTCTCGTAGGCGCGGATCGCGCCCTCGTCGGCGCCCGGCGTCCTCGCGCGCGCCGCGGCGACCTGGGCCGCCGCTGTGGCCTCGGGCCGCCGCCGTTCGGCGGCCCATGCCGCGAGGTCGGCGTGGCGCCGATCGAGCGCCGCGACCTTCTCGAGCGCGTCGAACCGTGTCTCCAGCGCATCGAGCGCGTCCCCGAACGCCCGCAGCCGGTTGTGGTCCAGCGCCCGCGGATCGAGGGCGTTCCGCGCCGCCTCCGCGGTCGCCCGTGCCTCCTCGGCGTCGCGGGCGAGGGGCCGGCCTCGCAGCGCCGCGTGGCGCCGGTCGAGGGCCGCGAGCTCGGCCGCCCTCGCGCTCTCGCGCTCCGCTGCCACGGCCGCCTGTGCATCGCGGAGCTGCTGTGCTTCCTGCTGGAGGCCTGCCACGTGCCGCGCGACCCCGTAGGCCGCCGCTGCGCCGCCGCACACCACGAGGCCGAGCGCAGCGGCGAGCGCGTGCGCCTGGCTGCGGCGCCGGCCCTCGGCGCGAGCGCGGACGACGGCCAGCTCGTGCGCGCGCGCCGCGTTATCCGCCTCGAGGCGCGCCTTCGCCTCGGCCTCGATGCGTGCCACCTCGATCTCCGCCCGCGCCCGCGCTTCCGCGCGCGCCTCTGTCTCGGCCTGCTCCCGCTCGCGCCGCGCCCGCGCCTCTGCCTCGGCGGCGGCCCGCGTCGTCTCTGCAGCGCGCCGCCGCGCCTCCTCCTCGCGCTGCTCGCAGGCTTCCTTCTCGCGCGCTCTCGCGCGCTGGAGGTGCTCTTCCCGCACGCGCGCTTCCTCGAGCTTCGCGAGCTCCGCGAGGGAGAACGTGACGGACGTATCGGAGGCATTTCGGCTCATCATCGACATCGGGGCTCCTCTCCGAGCGCCCCCGTAGCAGCCCGTGTGCCGACGATATCCAATGTAAATTCAATCACTTAGGCCCGAGATTCGCCCCGCGCACGCGATCGCGATCGCGCCCGGCGCTGCCCATCGCGATCGCGATCGAGCGACCGGCTCCCAGGGCAGGCCCGAGGGGAGGGGGCTCGTCGCGCGGGGCGGAGGCGGGCAGGTGTCCGGGCAGGCGGGCTTGCGACCATGCGGCGTCGCTGGGCCTCTTCACGATCGCGCGCCCGGCTCCCAGCGTAGGCCCGAGGGGAGGGGGCTCGTCGCGCGGGGCGGAGGCGGGCAGGTGTCCGGGCAGGCGGGCTTGCGACCATGCGGCGTCGCTGGGCCTCTTCACGATCGCGCGCTCGGCTCCCAGCGTAGGCCCGAGGGGAGGGGGCTCGTCGCGCGGGGCGGAGACGGGCAGTTGTTTGAGCCCAAATAACGTCCTGTGTCCGACGTGCGGAGCACGTCGGGCACAGGACGTCTCAGGCGAGTTCTGCCCGTCTCTGCCCCGCGCGACGAGCCCCCTCCCCTCGGGCCGGGCAGCTCGGAACCACCTCCCTCCTCCTCCCCCCCGGCGACGCCCCGACCTCCTCCCCCCCGGCGACGCCCCGACGAGCTTCGCGAGCCCGCGACGACCACCTCCTCTTCAGCTCGCTCGCCTCATCCCTCCCAGTCCCCGATCTCAACCGCACCCTCGATCGCGAGCGTTGACAGCCACGAGGTGCTCGTATAGGTTGCGCCCCTCGCGAACCGGCGGTTCAGTCGGCCTCTTCGGTCGACCGCCCTCTGGCACCGTGACCTTCTCGATCATCTCGGCGAAAAACATTCGCCGAACACTCTCCGAAAAGAGTCGAAAGAGAAGGTTGACAGGTTCGCGAAGGGGCTCTACATAAGGCCCCCCGCGTCGGCGGAGGCGGAGAGTCGGTGAGCGAAAGCTCGCGCATCTCCTAGCCGCTCGACGGGCGCTCTTCGATCGAGTCGACGGCCGCGCCAGCACACCCCGCAAGGGGTAGCGCTGAAGCGGGCCCGCTCCTCGGCGAGAGCGTACAAGGCAAGCGGACTCGCCAGGCGAGCCACCCTGCCTTGCTCGGTCCTTGAAAACTGGGTTGTGTGCCTACGAAGTGACGTGGGTCCCAAAGGCGAGCGCAAGCTCGACCTAGCACGTCATAAAAGACGAGCAAGTCAGGCGGTGTTAGCCACCGTCTGATGCAACAGGATTTAACTGGAGAGTTTGATCCTGGCTCAGAACGAACGTTAGCGGCGCGCTTAACACATGCAAGTCGAGCGAGAAAGGGCTTCGGCCCCGGTAAAGCGGCGCACGGGTGAGTAACACGTAGGTAATCTGCCCCCAGGTGGTGGATAACGTTCCGAAAGGAGCGCTAATACAGCATGAGACCACGCCTTCGAAAGAGGGTGAGGTCAAAGCCGGCCTCTTCAAGAAAGCTGGCGCCAGGGGATGAGCCTGCGGCCCATCAGCTAGTTGGTAGGGTAATGGCCTACCAAGGCGAAGACGGGTAGCTGGTCTGAGAGGATGATCAGCCACACTGGAACTGAGACACGGTCCAGACTCCTACGGGAGGCAGCAGTGGGGAATCTTGCGCAATGGGCGAAAGCCTGACGCAGCGACGCCGCGTGAGTGATGAAGGCCTTCGGGTTGTAAAGCTCTGTGGAGGGGGACGAATAAGGGTTGGCTAACATCCAGCTCGATGACGGTACCCCTTTAGCAAGCACCGGCTAACTCTGTGCCAGCAGCCGCGGTAAGACAGAGGGTGCAAACGTTGTTCGGAATTACTGGGCGTAAAGCGCATGTAGGCGGTTCGTAAAGTCAGATGTGAAAGCCCTGGGCTTAACCCAGGAAGTGCATTTGAAACTCACGAACTTGAGTCCCGGAGAGGAAGGCGGAATTCTCGGTGTAGAGGTGAAATTCGTAGATATCGAGAGGAACATCGGTGGCGAAGGCGGCCTTCTGGACGGTGACTGACGCTGAGATGCGAAAGCGTGGGGAGCAAACAGGATTAGATACCCTGGTAGTCCACGCCGTAAACGATGGGTGCTAGGTGTCGCGGGCTTTGACTCCTGCGGTGCCGTAGCTAACGCATTAAGCACCCCGCCTGGGGAGTACGGCCGCAAGGCTAAAACTCAAAGGAATTGACGGGGGCCCGCACAAGCGGTGGAGCATGTGGTTCAATTCGACGCAACGCGCAGAACCTTACCTGGGCTAGAAAATGCAGGAACCTGGTTGAAAGATCGGGGTGCTCTTCGGAGAACCTGTAGTTAGGTGCTGCATGGCTGTCGTCAGCTCGTGTCGTGAGATGTTGGGTTAAGTCCCGCAACGAGCGCAACCCCTATCGTTAGTTGCCAGCGGTTCGGCCGGGCACTCTAGCGAGACTGCCGATATTTAAATCGGAGGAAGGTGGGGATGACGTCAAGTCCTCATGGCCCTTATGTCCAGGGCTACACACGTGCTACAATGGGCGGTACAGACGGTCGCGAACCCGCGAGGGGGAGCCAATCCGAAAAAACCGTCCTCAGTACGGATAAGAGTCTGCAACTCGACTCTTTGAAGTTGGAATCGCTAGTAATCCCTGATCAGCAGGCAGGGGTGAATACGTTCCCGGGCCTTGTACACACCGCCCGTCACACCATGGGAGTCGATTGCTCCAGAAGTGGCTGCGCCAACCCGCAAGGGAGGCAGGCCCCCAAGGAGTGGTTGGTAACTGGGGTGAAGTCGTAACAAGGTAGCCGTAGGGGAACCTGCGGCTGGATCACCTCCTTTCTAAGGAAGCGCTAAGGCGTTACCTGAACGTCAAAACCCACGCACTTCGGTGTGACACACAACCCAGTTTTCAGGGACTGAGCCCGCATTCGTCGTTCAACGTCGTCGACACGACGTGACGAAGCGCCTCGGTCCAGTTCCGCGTCGGCTCACGCCGGCTGCGGCCGATCTCTGACAATCGAATAGATACGATTGAAGCGTCCAGACATAGCTGCGGGCGCGCGCGGAGCCTCGTACATCGAGCTCCGGACGCGAGCTCGACGCGTGCCATGGGGTACGGTCAAGCTACGAAGGGCGCACGGTGGATGCCTAGGCGATCAGAGGCGAAGAAGGACGTGGACAGCTGCGAAAAGCTCCGGGGAACCGCTAACAGGTTTTGATCCGGAGATCTCCGAATGGGGAAACCCGCGCAGGGACTA comes from Sorangium aterium and encodes:
- a CDS encoding sigma 54-interacting transcriptional regulator, with amino-acid sequence MAKDVSSTIEHRSPVRPEAGRRRPALVCAFPRPMAFPLPDSGTTIGRTWLAERGLADEEVSGKHLRIDRAGGALRVADVGSRNGTWVNGSRLAPRDLTPLDDGAVLRLGRVLFVFREELLGPLDPAPPVGGLVGPYGLRAVAQPLAGLPRSRPGNVLIEGETGVGKELVARATAAALGRAAPFAAVNVAGVARGVFESQMFGHVAGAFSDARNAAPGIVVAHDGGTLFLDEIGELDLDLQAKLLRLLENREVLPVGAQRPVHVNVLVVAATHRDLEEMVARGAFRHDLFARLAMARLHVPALRERREDLFTVACELARRAGVALPAEAVEVEAMERLLLDPWPSNVRGLDAALAEMRRLDHEPGLRLWAVEEVLGKAPDDQKTALTQERVESALAAAGGNVTSAAERLGVSRGKLLRFRKRTRQGE